One stretch of Bombus pascuorum chromosome 14, iyBomPasc1.1, whole genome shotgun sequence DNA includes these proteins:
- the LOC132914039 gene encoding arginine/serine-rich protein PNISR-like, which produces MSGDMFEGKDYPTQWALNPSAYQNMSNDQVDWAALAQQWIKMKETVVPPAPPPPTINPICPGNDGSGEAPMDMDTKEDDVPPAPPAPTISGSAEAWNQWTQWGHWNTSGSGAGTWEWTGVPPPGVSIGSDGKPMGIPTVPVIPPAPTISTTSEFSVPPPATPSLYSYNSVPPTQPYSQVNSYWSGEPPTAIPPQPTPFMKIVRHANRVSHIRPMDTLRCRADREKTPEEDTTTTIDAAKRRQLPAWIREGLEKMEKEKQKAVERERQEILRKQELEARKQAEDEARAVLNPSKSKFDSDSEKETEQEDEGVRNQQVTEKNFERTPDILLRPRKSRFRDADSPDAHTHTDRSPTTSNATINTPKRTREEILQDVMLKVRRSLTEILLEVTNEEIGSICREVWSRTRAKVPAGETPVASLNNMAPLAQITRKLGLGIYGDSNSESEEEQNEHVQAQNNDSDDELIETVKRRQQAFKKTEEEIEARLAEEDEREEQRYEEQYNKQQENHTGNTSCKDSVDEKETINNQREASETLSSGGQSPQQQIVPPDMAKTNTPSGSADSESSSSESTSSDSSRNSLKKKRSSKARDREYRKRKSKSRSTSRGRKSRSRSSERGHKRKSRSRSIKSRKEYRSRSSSNYRSSKKHRSRSRNRKRHRSRSRSCRRSRSSSATRKWSRSRSRGKRKSRSHSRGRRRSRSYSTRRSKSRTRDKKRSRSRSRARDRSRTRSKERKRSQSYVSRSKRRTRSRSRDHRKSRSRSRQSNHRDGKKSSSHRYRN; this is translated from the exons ATGAGTGGAGATATGTTTGAGGGAAAGGATTACCCAACCCAATGGGCATTAAATCCTTCCGCTTACCAAAATATGAGTAACGATCAAG TTGATTGGGCAGCATTAGCTCAGCAATGGATCAAAATGAAAGAGACTGTAGTGCCACCAGCACCACCTCCGCCTACTATTAATCCTATATGCCCTGGTAATGACGGTAGCGGAGAAGCTCCAATGGATATGGATACAAAAGAAGATGATGTACCGCCAGCACCACCTGCACCAACAATCAGTGGATCGG CTGAAGCTTGGAATCAGTGGACACAATGGGGCCATTGGAATACCTCAGGTTCTGGTGCAGGTACTTGGGAATGGACTGGTGTACCTCCCCCCGGTGTTTCTATAGGGTCTGATGGAAAACCTATGGGAATTCCAACAGTGCCTGTTATTCCACCTGCTCCAACTATATCTACAACATCAGAATTTAGTGTGCCACCACCAGCAACACCATCGTTGTATTCTTATAATTCAGTACCTCCAACACAACCTTATAGTCAG gtAAATAGTTACTGGTCTGGGGAGCCACCTACTGCGATACCTCCTCAGCCGACCCCTTTCATGAAAATTGTCAGACATGCAAATAGAGTATCGCATATAAGGCCCATGGATACACTAAGGTGTCGTGCAGATAGGGAAAAGACACCTGAGGAGGATACAACAACAACCATAG ACGCGGCAAAACGTAGACAGTTGCCAGCATGGATTAGGGAAGGGttagaaaaaatggaaaaagagaaacagaaagcTGTTGAGAGAGAAAGGCAAGAGATACTAAGGAAACAAGAATTAGAAGCCCGAAAGCAAGCTGAGGACGAAGCTAGGGCTGTACTGAATCCTTCTAAAAGTAAATTT GATTCTGATTCCGAAAAGGAAACGGAACAAGAAGACGAGGGGGTACGTAATCAACAGGTGACTGAAAAGAATTTCGAACGTACCCCAGACATACTTCTTCGGCCACGGAAATCACGATTTCGAGATGCAGACTCCCCAGATGCGCATACGCATACAGATAGAAGTCCAACCACATCTAACGCGACTATAAACACTCCGAAACGAACGAGAGAGGAGATACTGCAAGATGTG ATGTTAAAGGTACGGAGATCGTTGACGGAAATTCTTCTGGAGGtaacgaacgaagaaatcgGTTCTATATGCAGAGAGGTTTGGAGCCGCACACGTGCCAAAG TCCCTGCAGGAGAGACCCCCGTCGCATCCCTCAACAACATGGCCCCTCTTGCTCAGATCACTCGTAAGCTTG GTCTGGGCATCTATGGCGACAGCAACAGCGAGTCTGAGGAGGAGCAGAACGAACACGTCCAGGCTCAAAACAATGATAGCGACGACGAGCTTATA GAAACGGTGAAACGACGGCAACAAGCGTTCAAAAAGACGGAGGAGGAAATCGAGGCGCGTCTGGCAGAGGAGGATGAGAGAGAAGAGCAACGTTACGAGGAGCAGTATAATAAACAACAGGAAAATCATACTGGTAATACAAGCTGCAAAGATTCAG TtgatgaaaaagaaacgataaataatcaAAGAGAAGCGTCTGAAACTTTGTCGAGCGGCGGACAAAGTCCACAGCAACAAATAGTGCCGCCTGATATGGCAAAGACCAATACTCCATCAGGGTCAGCCGATTCCGAATCTAGCAGTTCAGAGTCTACGAGCTCTGATTCGAGTCGTAACTcgttgaagaagaaaagatcgaGCAAAGCTCGTGATCGTGAATATCGAAAAAGGAAATCAAAAAGTAGAAGTACATCGAGAGGCAGAAAGTCTCGATCTCGTTCTTCCGAGCGTGGCCACAAACGCAAGTCCAGGTCTAGATCGATAAAGTCTCGTAAAGAATATCGTTCAAGGTCTTCGAGCAATTATAGGTCCAGCAAGAAGCACAGATCGAGATCGAGAAATCGTAAACGGCATAGATCTCGCTCAAGAAGCTGTCGTAGATCTAGATCCAGCTCGGCCACCAGGAAATGGTCGCGATCACGTTCTAGGGGAAAGAGGAAATCACGTTCTCATTCGAGAGGTAGAAGAAGAAGTCGGTCCTATTCTACGAGACGCAGTAAATCCCGTACCAGGGATAAGAAGAGATCAAGATCACGATCCAGGGCTAGAGATAGATCTCGAACCCGTTCGAAGGAACGAAAACGCTCGCAATCTTACGTTTCTAGGAGCAAGAGAAGGACACGATCTAGATCTAGGGATCATAGAAAATCACGATCGAGATCAAGGCAGTCGAATCATCGGGACGGTAAGAAATCGTCGTCACATCGGTACAGGAATTGA